Proteins encoded by one window of Perca fluviatilis chromosome 13, GENO_Pfluv_1.0, whole genome shotgun sequence:
- the efcab1 gene encoding EF-hand calcium-binding domain-containing protein 1: protein MSAMNRKLIQTLAETISKHVKHFNKTEVECLIREFNVLLGEQTIPGKAVTGLDRIQFRSILHNIFKMTDDMIMDGVFRAFDKDNDCFVSMKEWIEGLSVFLRGTLDEHIKYCFDVYDLNGDNSLAREEMFPMLKNSLIRQPTEEDPDEGIKDLVDITLKKMDHDHDGKLSFSDFEKSVKEENLLLEAFGTCLPDTTSIEAFEQRVFQEQLYQ from the exons ATGTCTGCTATGAACAGAAAATTGATACAAACTCTCGCTGAAACTATCTCAAAACATGTGAAGCACT TCAATAAAACAGAGGTGGAGTGCCTAATCCGAGAGTTTAACGTGCTTCTGGGGGAGCAGACTATCCCCGGAAAAGCAGTTACCGGCCTGGACAGAATTCAGTTCAGGAGCATACTGCACAACATCTTTAAGATGACCGACGATATGATCATGGATGGAG TCTTCAGGGCATTTGACAAAGACAATGACTGTTTCGTCAGTATGAAAGAATGGATTGAGGGACTGTCTGTTTTCCTTCGAGGGACCTTGGATGAACACATAAAAT ACTGCTTTGATGTATATGACTTGAACGGCGACAACTCCCTCGCCAGAGAGGAGATGTTTCCTATGCTGAAGAACAGCCTCATCAGACAGCCTACAGAGGAGGACCCTGACGAAGGAATCAAAGACCTGGTGGACATCACACTCAAGAAGATG GACCATGACCATGACGGCAAACTATCTTTCTCTGACTTTGAAAAGTCAGTGAAAGAGGAGAATCTACTACTCGAGGCTTTTGGAACCTGCCTCCCTGACACCACG aGTATTGAGGCATTTGAGCAGCGTGTATTTCAGGAACAACTGTACCAGTGA
- the sytl1 gene encoding synaptotagmin-like protein 1: protein MEGELVDSSLDLSHLTEEEQSTILQVLERDLDLRHRDEGRVRVLQETETDLSRLRFLSGAWFSEELGKRYRHWTSGCALVHATIRHRKTKNRDVPLTELFNEEREDTSCNNNTSPEETRLKDRKEEESGGSQGSLKPVPTPRTKTPLAQGLQHSNSSSSSKECERRSNGCSEEPEGDFDGHNGDTDSLSSCLTGTDPNSLKTSSSTGSLHSGYTLSGSMMSLFSSGDFGLVEVRGSIQFSLVYDTQKEELQVKVYRCEDIAPARKNRSDPYVKSYLLPDKSSHSKKKTAVKKKTLNPVYDQTLRYKVRIGELRSRTLNLSVWHAEHLSRNVFLGEVEVSLGLWDWTCTLPLWQDLQPRVNLNPDSITSRGTILLSIKFIPDGFEGGGLPLTGELHIWIREAQGLLANKGGFIDSFVRSYILPDASRQSGQKTRVVKRSINPTYNHTMVYDGFHSSDLREACAELTVWQREGLKQHVLGGVRLSCGTGQSYGEDVSWMDSTGEEVAVWTSMIENPNHWVDATLSIRTNLAHRSQ, encoded by the exons ATGGAGGGGGAGCTGGTTGACTCTTCTCTTGACCTGAGCCACCTGACAGAAGAGGAGCAGTCCACCATCCTGCAGGTCTTAGAGCGGGACTTGGATCTGCGTCATCGCGATGAAGGACGTGTAAG GGTCCTCcaggagacagaaacagatCTTTCACGTTTGCGCTTCCTGTCAGGAGCATGGTTCAGCGAGGAACTCGGCAAACGCTATCGCCACTGGACGTCAGGATGTGCGCTTGTCCATGCCACCATACGCCACAGGAAGACCAAGAACAGAG atGTGCCCCTGACTGAACTGTTcaatgaagagagagaggatacctcctgcaacaacaacaccTCTCCTGAGGAGACAAGACTGAAGGAcagaaaagaagaggagagtGGCGG GAGTCAAGGAAGTTTGAAACCTGTACCCACACCCAGAACAAAAACACCCTTAGcacag GGTCTCCAGCATAGCAATAGTTCCTCATCATCCAAAG AGTGTGAAAGGAGAAGTAATGGCTGCTCAGAGGAACCTGAG GGAGACTTTGACGGTCACAATGGGGATACTGACTCTCTGAGCAGCTGCCTGACAGGGACGGATCCAAATTCTCTGAAAACCAGCAGCTCCACTGGCAGCCTTCATTCAGGCTACACG CTCAGTGGAAGCATGATGAGTCTGTTCAGCTCAGGGGATTTTGGATTGGTGGAGGTGAGGGGCAGTATCCAATTCTCATTGGTTTATGACACCCAGAAGGAGGAGCTGCAAGTCAAAGTGTATCGCTGCGAGGACATCGCTCCAGCACGCAAGAATCGCTCTGATCC ATACGTTAAAAGCTATCTCTTGCCGGACAAGTCGAGTCACAGTAAGAAGAAAACtgcagtgaagaagaagacactTAACCCAGTCTATGATCAGACGCTCCGA TATAAAGTGCGGATAGGAGAGCTGCGGAGCAGGACCTTGAACTTGTCCGTATGGCACGCCGAGCACCTCAGCAGGAACGTGTTCCtgggggaggtggaggtgtCTCTGGGCCTCTGGGACTGGACCTGCACTCTGCCTCTGTGGCAGGACCTGCAGCCGCGG GTTAACTTGAATCCAGACTCCATTACTAGTCGTGGGACCATCTTGCTCTCTATAAAGTTCATCCCAGACGGATTTGAGG gtgGTGGACTGCCTCTGACAGGAGAGCTTCACATCTGGATTCGGGAGGCTCAAGGTCTCCTGGCCAACAAAGGGGGCTTTATAGACTCCTTTGTCAGAAG CTACATACTCCCAGATGCCAGTCGACAGAGTGGTCAGAAGACACGGGTGGTGAAGCGCTCCATCAACCCCACCTACAACCACACCATGGTGTATGATGGCTTCCACTCCAGCGACCTGAGAGAGGCCTGCGCTGAGCTGACTGTCTGGCAGCGCGAAGGGTTAAAGCAGCATGTCCTGGGAGGGGTTCGTTTGAGCTGTGGAACTG GTCAGAGTTATGGGGAGGATGTCAGCTGGATGGATTCCACCGGAGAGGAGGTCGCTGTGTGGACCTCCATGATCGAAAACCCAAACCACTGGGTCGACGCAACCCTATCAATCAGAACTAACCTTGCACACCGGTCCCAGTGA
- the cd164l2 gene encoding CD164 sialomucin-like 2 protein — MQQLVLKVLCSTLLLLAVVPSVYPQSDCSQAESCDLCVGESMLNLTDCVWRLCPDGNDTGMCVTDEGNSADNGMNCSWTKVSELCTVVETVAEGGGEGDSGDQSNTNSEFSQAKFDMSSFIGGIILVLCVQAGGFFAMRFLKSKEQSSYDPIEQPQ; from the exons ATGCAACAGTTGGTGTTGAAGGTCCTCTGCTCCACACTGCTGCTTCTAGCAGTGGTGCCCTCTGTGTACCCACAATCAG ATTGTTCCCAAGCTGAGTCATGTGACCTGTGCGTTGGCGAGTCCATGCTCAACCTGACAGACTGTGTCTGGAGGCTTTGTCCAGATG GTAATGATACAGGCATGTGTGTGACTGATGAGGGCAACTCGGCAGACAATGGCATGAACTGTAGCTGGACTAAAGTGTCTGAATTGTGCACAG TTGTAGAGACGGTAGCTGAGGGAGGAGGTGAAGGTGACTCAG GTGATCAAAGTAACACCAACTCTGAGTTCTCCCAGGCcaagtttgacatgtccagtttCATCGGAGGCATCATACTGGTGCTGTGTGTGCAGGCAGGCGGCTTCTTCGCCATGCGCTTCCTCAAATCCAAAGAGCAGAGCAGCTATGACCCCAT AGAGCAACCACAGTGA